The Terriglobus sp. RCC_193 genome contains a region encoding:
- a CDS encoding carbonic anhydrase has protein sequence MTKSNETLGKLKQGILQFQSEVYPARREEYEYAVAHPQKPHTLLITCADSRIDPEALTQSGPGEIFVARNVGNMVPAYGEMMGGVSAVIEYAVDALKVSHAVVCGHTDCGAMKGILAGEGALDTMPTVKSWLRNADAAKRVAQTLDGAQPSVHTMTEQNVLLQLQHLRTHPSVAGAIARGDLTLSGWVYDIGHGDVRIYDEAANRFLSVRESVAQEAIA, from the coding sequence ATGACCAAGAGCAATGAAACGCTGGGGAAGCTGAAGCAAGGCATTCTGCAGTTTCAAAGTGAGGTGTACCCGGCACGCCGCGAAGAGTACGAATACGCCGTGGCGCACCCGCAGAAGCCGCATACGCTGCTGATTACATGCGCGGATTCACGCATTGATCCGGAGGCATTGACCCAGAGCGGTCCGGGTGAGATTTTTGTCGCACGCAATGTGGGCAACATGGTGCCCGCGTATGGCGAGATGATGGGAGGTGTATCTGCCGTGATCGAGTATGCCGTGGATGCGCTGAAGGTGAGCCACGCGGTGGTTTGCGGTCATACGGATTGCGGCGCCATGAAGGGTATTCTTGCAGGAGAGGGTGCACTGGATACGATGCCCACGGTGAAGAGCTGGCTTCGCAATGCGGACGCCGCCAAGCGCGTGGCGCAGACCCTGGACGGAGCACAACCTTCGGTGCATACGATGACGGAGCAGAATGTTTTGCTGCAGTTGCAGCATCTGCGCACGCATCCTTCAGTGGCCGGAGCGATTGCGCGCGGTGATTTAACGTTGTCCGGATGGGTCTACGACATTGGCCACGGTGACGTGCGCATTTACGACGAGGCGGCGAACCGCTTTCTGTCTGTTCGAGAATCCGTAGCCCAGGAGGCCATTGCTTGA
- the rsmI gene encoding 16S rRNA (cytidine(1402)-2'-O)-methyltransferase — MSNDAPLAPGLYLVATPIGNLEDITLRALRILRTADRIACEDTRQTQKLLNHFGITTPTVSYHLHNERGRSEELVNALREGARIAVVSDAGMPGIADPGEEIVRAAVAAGIAVYPVPGANAVLSALTASGLPTERFAFHGFLPSKAGERRTALESLRDTLKAASESGTQIFYETPHRITETLVDVEAVFGPQHTIALARELTKLHEEFLRGTASEVRTTVQSRENIRGEMVLLLSGKILSEQNESTTSLSDQVRRLIGTGISEKDALKQVAKDLGIGKSEAYREWQRTRSRR; from the coding sequence ATGAGTAACGACGCGCCACTCGCGCCCGGCCTCTATCTCGTCGCCACGCCCATCGGCAACCTTGAAGACATCACCCTCCGCGCCCTTCGCATCCTCCGCACAGCCGACCGCATCGCCTGCGAAGACACGCGCCAGACACAGAAGCTGCTGAACCACTTCGGCATCACCACGCCGACTGTCAGCTATCACCTGCACAACGAGCGTGGCCGCTCCGAAGAATTAGTGAATGCACTCCGCGAAGGCGCCCGCATCGCCGTCGTCAGTGACGCGGGCATGCCCGGCATCGCCGATCCCGGTGAAGAGATCGTGCGCGCCGCCGTTGCAGCAGGCATCGCCGTCTATCCCGTACCCGGAGCCAACGCCGTCCTCAGCGCGCTCACAGCCAGCGGCCTGCCCACGGAACGCTTCGCCTTCCACGGCTTCCTGCCATCCAAGGCCGGCGAACGCCGCACCGCCCTCGAATCACTGCGTGACACACTCAAAGCCGCAAGTGAATCCGGCACACAGATCTTCTATGAAACACCACATCGCATCACAGAAACACTCGTCGATGTGGAAGCCGTCTTCGGCCCGCAACACACCATCGCCCTCGCACGCGAGTTAACCAAGCTGCACGAAGAATTTCTACGCGGCACTGCCAGCGAAGTCCGCACCACGGTGCAGTCACGCGAAAACATCCGCGGTGAAATGGTGCTGCTGCTCTCCGGCAAAATTCTCAGCGAACAAAACGAATCCACCACAAGCCTCTCGGACCAGGTCCGCCGTCTCATCGGCACTGGCATCAGCGAAAAAGATGCGCTCAAGCAGGTCGCCAAAGACCTCGGCATCGGCAAAAGCGAAGCCTATCGCGAATGGCAACGCACCCGCTCCCGCCGTTAA
- a CDS encoding M23 family metallopeptidase: MKKSFYVVLVSREEDGSLRRVPVPLKFAWVFAGAAVVGLFTIAGLAGSYSRMLLKTERFNQLRQEHNTLLGDYAKLQKREHEKEVQAASLGALASEVSALYGLTAKGIASSTQGVFGRGRKSAGTETATVIATPETASPDSSFSNANYYKSLQAFYSLRNTAMDGSMTRAISNSFAPSGLGNFGVGPNLMGSNMPTLWPVLGSISSPFGARQDPILGNGEGEFHKGVDISAPYGTPIRATADGVVQMAGMGNGYGREVVINHGGGVETTYAHMSGFHVSAGEQVVRGQIIGYVGTSGRSTGAHVHYEVRLRNVPVNPHKYLRISANEIGSEVASR; this comes from the coding sequence TTGAAGAAGAGTTTTTACGTCGTACTGGTTTCGCGCGAGGAAGACGGATCGTTGCGCAGGGTTCCTGTGCCGCTGAAATTTGCCTGGGTGTTTGCAGGCGCGGCGGTGGTGGGCCTGTTCACGATTGCCGGTCTGGCTGGATCGTATTCGCGTATGTTGCTGAAAACGGAGCGGTTTAACCAGCTTCGGCAGGAACACAATACGCTTCTGGGCGATTACGCGAAGCTACAGAAACGCGAGCATGAGAAGGAAGTTCAGGCTGCGTCGCTGGGTGCGCTGGCCAGCGAGGTTTCCGCACTGTACGGCCTGACCGCGAAGGGCATTGCCAGCAGCACGCAGGGCGTGTTCGGGCGCGGCCGGAAGTCTGCAGGAACGGAGACGGCTACCGTCATTGCGACACCGGAGACCGCCTCGCCGGACAGCAGTTTCAGCAACGCGAATTATTACAAGTCGCTGCAGGCGTTTTATTCGTTGCGGAATACGGCGATGGATGGCTCCATGACGCGGGCGATTTCGAACAGCTTTGCGCCTTCCGGGCTGGGCAATTTCGGTGTTGGACCCAATCTGATGGGCAGCAACATGCCAACGCTGTGGCCGGTATTGGGTTCCATTTCGTCTCCTTTTGGGGCACGGCAGGATCCGATTCTGGGGAATGGCGAAGGTGAGTTCCACAAGGGCGTGGACATCTCTGCACCGTATGGCACGCCCATCCGCGCGACTGCCGATGGTGTGGTGCAGATGGCTGGCATGGGGAACGGCTACGGTCGCGAAGTGGTGATCAACCACGGCGGCGGCGTGGAGACGACCTATGCGCACATGTCCGGCTTCCACGTTTCGGCGGGTGAGCAGGTGGTGCGCGGACAGATCATCGGCTACGTGGGTACCAGTGGCCGGTCGACCGGAGCGCATGTTCACTACGAGGTGCGGCTGCGGAATGTACCGGTGAATCCACATAAGTATCTGCGGATCTCAGCGAATGAGATCGGCAGCGAGGTTGCCAGCCGGTAG
- the rsmD gene encoding 16S rRNA (guanine(966)-N(2))-methyltransferase RsmD, which translates to MRVIAGTYRSRVLAAPKGLATRPTSDRLRETLFNVIAARVPGAVFADLYAGSGAVGIESISRGAAEVFFAEKHTAALSAIRGNLRTLGIAGGFQVEAGGTAPLLKRLAGKPLDLVFLDPPYDEVEEYRKTLTMLGDAGNELVNADSLVIAEHTRKQVLQDRYGVLQRTRTLVQGDAALSFYAVESLD; encoded by the coding sequence ATGCGTGTGATTGCAGGAACGTACCGTTCGCGGGTGCTGGCAGCGCCGAAGGGGCTGGCTACGCGGCCCACGAGTGACCGACTGCGCGAGACTCTTTTTAATGTGATTGCGGCACGGGTGCCGGGTGCTGTGTTTGCTGATCTGTATGCCGGTTCCGGTGCGGTCGGCATTGAGTCGATTTCGCGCGGCGCGGCAGAGGTTTTCTTTGCAGAAAAACATACCGCGGCGCTGTCGGCGATTCGCGGGAATCTGCGGACACTTGGGATTGCGGGCGGATTCCAGGTGGAGGCGGGTGGGACTGCGCCGTTGTTGAAGCGGCTGGCGGGAAAGCCGCTGGACTTGGTGTTTCTGGATCCGCCGTATGACGAGGTGGAGGAGTATCGCAAGACGCTGACGATGCTGGGCGATGCGGGGAATGAACTGGTGAATGCCGATTCACTGGTGATCGCAGAACATACGCGCAAGCAGGTGTTGCAGGACCGCTATGGTGTTTTGCAGCGGACGCGGACTCTGGTGCAGGGCGATGCTGCGCTGAGTTTTTATGCCGTGGAGAGCTTGGATTAG
- a CDS encoding Rne/Rng family ribonuclease, with translation MSKEIYISTTPHETRLAIVEDEQLAEIYYERENEYTLAGSIYNGKVTRVLPGMQSAFVDIGLERDAFLYVTDFMEEQGDSADFETSENSGGGGGRRGGRERGGRERGGRDRERGGERRPAADASAETESTVSFDEPIAPAPTEGVASIDADSTGGSRRWRGRRGRRRGRGRGESPAESATTADAESVTLEGGYDEDEETTSLEAAAESSPIEIDLSAEVEAPAGVEGRERGGRRDDRRGGRGGRDRGRSGGRDRGDRSRPADAPLYDNSYAGYDAPEELLPESTGEPIVLPGESIRKYRDPAEVAAEEEEARKNAPPKPEVVTVSAPSIEILGWDGSSVLPGETLSRHKNRAPKTAAPAVERPLPQQVEEALSVDAGAALDAVPVAPIAEDAEPVAPEAEFEVASVEVVEVAEPAEYEPAEGESASVKDETRRDLRRFEQESDKPEISAEAEAIIEAETDAIGEGTEEVEFVATEPAETVAAEEAIETGAETDPTTYDLNAESDPVAEPNFTTLQASGELLSVTAGVEEQGVTPIAQQDIYEPAAPVVVEGAVQSVTLAEAETTPEPVDLSEEDEIQPRIHAYGDGDFHEEEIDEEDEFEYEALTGHADDEEDEYEEETLEGSSDLGGVLHEMHLDREVQTEEFDEEDDASGGFTEADFAGGDDEEEEDASGPSTSEPRQERSERGRRGGRDRRGGRNSGGDRGRGRRQSVQTQDLPAINELLKPGQEILVQIAKEPIAKKGARITSHIALPGRFLVFMPTVNHTGVSRKISSDEERRRLKSILLSEKGDAQGGFIVRTAADGASEEELRTDLRFLIQIWTDIKQRSETSKSPALIYHDLNLVERILRDQVTDNFSAIWVDTEQEYERVLRFLQRFQPSLVRRVKLYTKETPVFEHFGITQEIDKALKSKVWLKSGGSIVINQTEALVAIDINTGKYVGKTARLEDTIVKTNLDAIPEIVRQIRLRDLGGIIVIDFIDMDDRKNRTKVLQALEDEMRTDRAPSKILPFNDFGLVIMTRKRVKQSLERTLCIPDPITEGTGMIKSPITVANEIYVEMRKMHRHLEKQDVLLRVHPEVVKTLKGNNAKRLVELEEMTRKTILLKSDPSLSPEAFDIH, from the coding sequence ATGTCGAAGGAAATCTATATCTCTACAACGCCGCATGAGACGCGGCTGGCCATCGTCGAAGACGAACAACTGGCGGAGATCTACTACGAACGCGAGAACGAATACACACTCGCAGGATCTATTTACAACGGAAAAGTAACGCGCGTGCTGCCGGGTATGCAGTCGGCTTTTGTCGACATTGGCCTGGAGCGCGATGCATTCCTGTATGTCACCGACTTCATGGAAGAGCAGGGTGACTCCGCGGATTTCGAAACCAGCGAAAACAGTGGTGGCGGCGGTGGTCGCCGTGGCGGACGCGAGCGCGGTGGGCGTGAACGTGGCGGACGGGATCGTGAGCGCGGTGGCGAGCGCCGCCCGGCTGCGGACGCTTCCGCGGAAACCGAAAGCACCGTTTCGTTTGATGAGCCGATTGCACCCGCTCCAACCGAGGGCGTAGCGAGCATTGATGCGGATTCGACCGGCGGTAGCCGCCGTTGGCGTGGCCGCCGTGGGCGTCGTCGTGGCCGTGGCCGCGGTGAATCGCCAGCGGAGAGCGCAACGACTGCAGATGCTGAATCGGTGACGCTGGAAGGCGGCTATGACGAGGACGAAGAGACGACCTCGTTAGAAGCCGCTGCCGAGAGCAGCCCGATTGAGATTGATCTTTCCGCTGAAGTCGAGGCGCCTGCAGGAGTCGAGGGGCGTGAGCGTGGTGGCCGTCGTGACGATCGTCGCGGAGGCCGTGGTGGGCGTGATCGTGGCCGTAGCGGCGGACGTGATCGCGGTGATCGCAGCCGTCCGGCGGATGCTCCGCTGTATGACAACAGCTATGCGGGATACGACGCACCGGAGGAGTTGCTGCCGGAGTCCACGGGCGAGCCGATTGTGCTGCCGGGCGAGTCGATCCGTAAGTATCGCGATCCTGCGGAAGTAGCCGCAGAAGAGGAAGAAGCGCGGAAAAACGCGCCGCCGAAGCCTGAAGTGGTGACGGTCTCCGCACCGTCGATTGAAATTTTGGGCTGGGATGGCAGTTCGGTATTGCCGGGCGAGACGCTGTCGCGCCACAAGAACCGTGCGCCAAAGACTGCTGCTCCTGCTGTGGAACGGCCTTTGCCGCAACAGGTGGAAGAGGCGCTGAGCGTAGATGCTGGCGCGGCGCTGGATGCTGTGCCGGTGGCTCCGATTGCAGAAGATGCCGAGCCGGTGGCGCCTGAGGCTGAGTTTGAAGTAGCGTCCGTTGAGGTTGTGGAGGTCGCAGAGCCTGCTGAGTATGAGCCTGCCGAAGGTGAGAGCGCAAGTGTGAAGGATGAGACTCGTCGCGATCTTCGGCGCTTTGAGCAGGAGTCGGACAAGCCGGAGATTTCTGCTGAGGCAGAGGCGATCATCGAAGCTGAGACGGATGCGATTGGCGAGGGCACCGAAGAAGTTGAGTTTGTTGCGACCGAGCCTGCGGAAACAGTGGCTGCGGAAGAGGCCATTGAAACGGGTGCAGAGACTGACCCCACCACCTATGATCTGAACGCCGAATCGGATCCTGTTGCGGAGCCGAACTTCACCACGCTGCAGGCTTCAGGCGAGTTGCTGTCTGTAACGGCTGGTGTGGAAGAGCAGGGTGTGACGCCGATTGCGCAGCAGGATATTTATGAACCTGCAGCGCCGGTAGTTGTTGAGGGCGCTGTGCAGTCCGTGACGCTTGCTGAGGCGGAGACCACGCCGGAGCCGGTGGACCTTTCTGAAGAGGACGAGATTCAGCCGCGTATTCACGCGTATGGCGATGGCGACTTCCACGAAGAAGAGATCGACGAGGAAGATGAGTTTGAGTATGAGGCCTTGACTGGCCACGCGGACGACGAAGAAGACGAGTACGAAGAAGAGACGCTGGAGGGTTCGTCGGACCTGGGCGGCGTGCTGCACGAGATGCATCTGGATCGCGAAGTTCAGACCGAGGAGTTTGACGAGGAAGACGACGCCAGCGGCGGATTCACCGAGGCGGACTTTGCCGGTGGGGATGACGAAGAGGAAGAGGACGCTTCCGGGCCTTCGACCAGTGAACCGCGGCAGGAACGCAGCGAGCGCGGCCGCCGTGGTGGACGCGATCGTCGCGGAGGTCGTAACAGTGGTGGAGATCGCGGACGTGGGCGCAGGCAGTCAGTGCAGACGCAGGACCTGCCGGCGATCAACGAACTGCTGAAGCCGGGGCAGGAGATCCTGGTTCAGATTGCGAAGGAGCCGATTGCGAAGAAGGGTGCGCGTATCACTTCGCACATCGCTTTGCCGGGACGCTTCCTGGTGTTCATGCCGACGGTGAATCACACGGGTGTGTCGCGCAAGATTTCTTCAGATGAAGAGCGTCGCCGCCTGAAGTCGATTCTGCTTTCTGAGAAGGGCGATGCGCAGGGTGGATTCATTGTGCGTACGGCTGCGGATGGCGCCAGCGAAGAAGAGCTTCGCACCGATCTGCGCTTCCTGATCCAGATCTGGACAGACATCAAGCAGCGGTCGGAGACGTCGAAGTCGCCTGCGCTGATCTATCACGATCTGAACCTGGTGGAGCGTATTCTGCGTGACCAGGTGACGGATAACTTCTCTGCGATCTGGGTGGATACGGAGCAGGAATATGAGCGCGTGCTGCGCTTCCTGCAGCGCTTCCAGCCGTCGCTGGTGCGCCGTGTGAAGCTGTACACGAAGGAGACGCCGGTCTTTGAACACTTCGGCATCACGCAGGAGATTGATAAGGCATTGAAGTCAAAGGTGTGGCTGAAGTCGGGTGGATCGATTGTGATCAACCAGACGGAAGCGCTGGTGGCCATTGACATCAATACAGGCAAGTATGTGGGTAAGACGGCTCGTCTTGAGGACACGATTGTGAAGACGAACCTGGATGCGATCCCGGAGATTGTGCGTCAGATTCGCCTGCGCGATCTGGGCGGCATCATTGTGATCGACTTCATCGACATGGATGACCGTAAGAATCGTACGAAGGTGCTGCAGGCGCTGGAAGACGAGATGAGGACGGATCGTGCGCCATCGAAGATTCTGCCGTTCAACGATTTCGGTCTGGTGATCATGACGCGTAAGCGTGTGAAGCAGAGCCTGGAACGTACGCTGTGCATCCCGGACCCGATTACTGAAGGTACGGGCATGATCAAGTCGCCCATTACGGTTGCGAATGAAATCTATGTGGAGATGCGGAAGATGCATCGCCACCTGGAGAAGCAGGATGTTCTGCTGCGTGTGCATCCGGAAGTGGTGAAGACACTGAAGGGAAACAATGCGAAGCGTCTCGTTGAGTTGGAAGAGATGACGCGGAAGACGATTCTGCTGAAGAGCGATCCTTCCCTTAGCCCTGAGGCGTTTGATATTCACTAA
- a CDS encoding CBS domain-containing protein: protein MRGWSITLGKYFGVEVRLHAIFVLSLPIIIMLSSLLDGSGMRGFGLWLLLLSAVIVREVGHGLATASAGFAVDHLLLLPTGSAPTEERSLNASTRGERFIALSGPLSNFAAGITMALLMYAATPAINLFAQPWVTPQHLLRSAIWAQVLLGGLHLLPAWPLDAGIVLRRQFRRIRGNDPGVRASAGVSHALALLLIILGAALTNAWLIVMGCSLLLSSRGDAITRLGQQAAGTVTAAEVMLTDFATLSASDTLEDALRRSVHSLQDVFPVVRGPILVGSIHRDTLAQALRADGNGYVQGVMTRTVEVVSADDLLLPALERMQKNREAQLVSVMHEEKLIGILTPNSLTQSMSMLGNARRVTELAAARSGDDE, encoded by the coding sequence ATGCGTGGATGGTCGATCACTCTGGGCAAATACTTTGGCGTTGAGGTTCGTCTTCACGCCATCTTCGTTCTTTCTCTGCCCATCATCATCATGCTGTCCTCGCTTCTGGACGGCAGCGGCATGCGTGGCTTCGGCCTCTGGCTGCTTCTGCTGTCAGCGGTCATCGTGCGCGAGGTGGGCCACGGCCTGGCCACGGCATCTGCGGGATTCGCGGTGGACCACCTGCTGCTGCTCCCCACCGGCTCCGCACCCACGGAAGAACGTTCTCTTAACGCCAGCACACGCGGCGAACGTTTCATCGCTCTCTCCGGTCCGCTCTCCAACTTTGCCGCAGGCATCACCATGGCGCTGCTGATGTACGCAGCAACACCTGCCATTAACCTCTTCGCGCAGCCGTGGGTCACGCCGCAACATCTTCTGCGCTCCGCCATCTGGGCGCAGGTGCTGCTTGGCGGCCTGCACCTGCTTCCCGCATGGCCGCTGGATGCCGGTATCGTGTTGCGTCGCCAATTCCGTCGCATCCGGGGCAACGATCCCGGTGTGCGCGCCTCCGCGGGTGTTTCGCACGCCCTGGCTCTGCTGCTCATCATCCTTGGCGCAGCGCTCACCAACGCGTGGCTCATCGTCATGGGCTGCTCGCTGCTGCTCTCCAGCCGCGGCGATGCCATCACCCGCCTTGGCCAGCAGGCCGCCGGAACCGTCACCGCAGCCGAAGTCATGCTTACCGACTTCGCCACGCTCTCCGCATCCGACACCCTGGAAGACGCCCTCCGCCGCAGCGTCCACTCCCTGCAGGATGTCTTCCCCGTGGTGCGCGGCCCCATCCTCGTCGGCTCCATCCATCGCGACACACTCGCGCAGGCCCTCCGCGCCGACGGCAACGGATACGTTCAGGGTGTCATGACACGCACCGTCGAAGTCGTCTCCGCCGACGACCTTCTTCTGCCCGCGCTGGAACGCATGCAGAAAAACCGCGAAGCGCAGCTTGTCTCCGTCATGCACGAAGAAAAACTCATCGGCATCCTCACGCCCAACAGCCTCACGCAATCCATGTCCATGCTGGGCAATGCACGACGCGTCACTGAACTGGCTGCTGCAAGGTCCGGCGACGATGAGTAA
- a CDS encoding ferritin-like domain-containing protein — MVDVSISGAKKNMTDDLLSRRRFLSCAGIAGAAAITVGCGDPTPYVDAATQPEIDTLNFALNIEYLQATLYSYVVTGKDLDSSLTGGGPAPTGAPAQLTFPNQQIADLFAEIYFDETAHVSALRTAIGSGLAIARPQLNLSAITAINASNIIPIARLLEDVGVTAYAGIMARLSSTNSTALAQMLAAEGFHAGALRLVAIQQNSGYPSSLPGYVPADGYDIKPGDPGTVALAQQGPTTAAGGFFNTAANGVPGQTNTFNGFAYQRSTSQTLAILYNNTATGTTKGAFFPNGVNGNITTV; from the coding sequence ATGGTAGACGTTTCGATATCCGGCGCGAAGAAAAACATGACGGACGATCTTCTGAGCAGGCGCCGATTTCTGAGTTGTGCAGGCATCGCCGGAGCAGCAGCGATCACCGTTGGATGCGGCGACCCAACACCCTACGTCGATGCAGCAACCCAACCGGAAATCGATACGCTGAACTTCGCCCTGAACATTGAGTATCTGCAGGCCACGCTGTATTCCTACGTCGTCACCGGCAAGGATCTGGACAGTTCCCTGACGGGCGGTGGCCCTGCGCCTACAGGTGCTCCTGCGCAGTTGACCTTCCCCAACCAGCAGATCGCCGACCTCTTCGCTGAAATTTATTTTGATGAGACTGCCCATGTCTCTGCGTTACGAACCGCCATCGGCAGTGGCCTTGCCATCGCACGACCGCAACTCAATCTTTCTGCCATCACGGCCATCAATGCCTCCAACATCATTCCCATCGCCCGCCTGCTGGAGGACGTCGGTGTAACGGCCTACGCAGGCATCATGGCAAGGCTCAGCAGCACAAACTCCACTGCGCTGGCCCAGATGCTTGCTGCAGAGGGCTTCCATGCTGGCGCGCTGCGCCTCGTCGCCATCCAGCAGAATTCCGGCTATCCCAGCAGTCTTCCTGGTTATGTTCCGGCGGACGGCTACGACATCAAGCCGGGCGATCCCGGCACCGTAGCGCTCGCCCAGCAAGGTCCCACAACGGCGGCTGGCGGTTTCTTTAACACCGCAGCCAACGGCGTTCCCGGCCAGACCAACACCTTCAATGGCTTCGCCTACCAGCGTTCCACGTCGCAGACACTGGCCATTCTGTACAACAACACCGCCACCGGCACCACCAAGGGCGCGTTCTTCCCCAACGGAGTGAACGGCAACATTACCACCGTGTAA
- the thiL gene encoding thiamine-phosphate kinase, protein MASGELQFIRDLRNRAGHPGGTVRLGIGDDCAVLRPPKGHDILVTTDFSLEGRHFRRDWHPAASAGHRCLARGLSDLAAMGAHPMAAFLSLALPTGFTRRAANRKWLDGFLGGLLHLAKQTKTPLAGGDTSTAPGDAILADIVLLGSTPAGTELRRSKARPGDSLYVTGYLGGASAELAALASSPRSFRNANPAADHPHLYPQPQLRAGQRLRNLASAAIDISDGLSTDLAHLCEESRVGAIVEADALPLHPLLNNKEDALHHALHGGEDYQLLFTAPASSKIPRSIGSTPITRIGAIVRGKAITLRSNGTAERLQPAGWEHSL, encoded by the coding sequence GTGGCCAGCGGCGAACTCCAATTCATCCGTGACCTTCGCAATCGCGCCGGACACCCCGGCGGCACGGTCCGCCTCGGCATCGGCGACGACTGCGCTGTCCTGCGCCCCCCCAAAGGCCACGACATCCTCGTAACCACTGACTTTTCACTGGAAGGCCGCCATTTCCGTCGCGATTGGCACCCTGCCGCCTCCGCCGGACACCGCTGCCTGGCGCGCGGCCTGAGCGACCTTGCCGCCATGGGCGCGCACCCGATGGCCGCCTTCCTGTCGCTGGCCCTGCCCACCGGTTTCACCCGCCGCGCCGCCAACCGCAAGTGGCTCGACGGCTTTCTTGGTGGCTTGCTCCATCTGGCGAAACAAACCAAAACACCCCTGGCAGGCGGTGACACCTCCACCGCCCCCGGCGACGCCATCCTCGCGGACATCGTTCTCCTCGGCTCCACCCCGGCAGGCACGGAACTCCGTCGCAGCAAGGCACGTCCCGGCGACAGCCTCTACGTCACCGGCTATCTCGGAGGTGCGTCCGCCGAACTGGCCGCGCTGGCAAGCTCCCCCCGCAGTTTCCGCAACGCTAACCCTGCCGCCGACCACCCACACCTTTACCCGCAGCCGCAACTCCGCGCAGGCCAGCGCCTCCGCAACCTCGCCTCCGCTGCCATCGACATCAGCGACGGCCTCTCCACCGACCTCGCACATCTCTGCGAAGAGTCCCGCGTCGGCGCAATCGTCGAAGCAGACGCCCTGCCGCTGCACCCACTCCTGAACAACAAGGAAGACGCTCTGCACCATGCCCTGCACGGTGGCGAGGACTACCAGCTTCTCTTTACCGCGCCAGCCAGCAGCAAAATCCCCCGCAGTATCGGCAGCACACCAATCACCCGCATCGGCGCAATCGTCCGCGGCAAAGCCATCACACTCCGCAGCAACGGCACAGCAGAACGGCTGCAGCCCGCCGGATGGGAACACTCACTATGA
- a CDS encoding PQQ-dependent sugar dehydrogenase, with product MKRFVLSGFVLSLAAHSALAQINAGNQKPEASVPFTMTQVATLRYPWRIAFLPDGRMLITEKVGGVVLMTQKGESIPVTNVPPVLYGGQGGQLGVFLSPFYAKDHSVYLTYSEPGEPGGSSLALAKARLDLKPNAASLEDLKVIWRDGERGRGGQFGAAIAFSPDKKFLYLTVGDRQRMTPAQDPNQPLGKILRLTLDGKPAPGNPWAGKTGTATVPVIDPPSDTEAAKTAPVLRTYTFPGPNLSPSETWTSGHRTPYGLAFAPDGKLWEAEHGPRGGDELNLIEKGKNYGWPLVSYAVNYNGVPIPSPDTRPDLQKPLIYWTPIIAPGNIMFYKGKLFPQWNGSVLMGGMATHTLNRVIITGSTAKPAERWDVGKRIRDVEEAPDGALWFLEDDVKGGVYRVTPK from the coding sequence ATGAAGCGGTTCGTCCTCTCAGGATTCGTCCTGTCCCTTGCTGCACATTCTGCCCTGGCACAGATCAACGCAGGAAACCAGAAGCCCGAAGCCAGCGTACCTTTCACCATGACGCAGGTGGCCACGCTGCGTTATCCCTGGCGCATCGCCTTCCTGCCGGACGGTCGCATGCTCATCACGGAAAAGGTCGGCGGCGTCGTTCTCATGACGCAGAAGGGTGAAAGCATCCCCGTCACCAACGTTCCGCCGGTACTGTATGGCGGTCAGGGCGGCCAACTCGGCGTCTTCCTCTCGCCGTTCTACGCGAAGGATCACAGCGTCTACCTCACCTACTCCGAACCCGGAGAACCCGGCGGTTCCAGCCTCGCGCTCGCGAAGGCCCGTCTCGATCTGAAGCCTAACGCCGCCAGCCTCGAAGACCTGAAGGTCATCTGGCGCGATGGCGAGCGTGGAAGGGGCGGCCAGTTCGGCGCGGCAATCGCCTTCTCGCCCGACAAGAAGTTCCTCTACCTCACCGTAGGCGACCGCCAGCGCATGACACCCGCGCAAGATCCCAACCAGCCCCTCGGCAAAATCCTCCGCCTCACGCTCGACGGCAAACCCGCACCCGGCAACCCGTGGGCTGGCAAGACCGGCACTGCAACCGTCCCTGTCATCGACCCGCCATCAGACACGGAAGCCGCCAAGACCGCGCCGGTCCTTCGCACCTATACCTTCCCCGGCCCCAACCTCAGCCCGTCTGAAACCTGGACCAGCGGCCACCGCACACCCTACGGCCTTGCCTTCGCCCCCGACGGCAAGCTGTGGGAAGCAGAGCACGGCCCCCGCGGTGGCGACGAACTGAACCTCATCGAAAAGGGCAAGAACTACGGCTGGCCGCTGGTCTCCTACGCCGTGAACTACAACGGCGTGCCCATCCCCAGCCCGGACACGCGCCCTGACCTCCAGAAGCCCCTCATCTACTGGACACCCATCATCGCTCCCGGCAACATCATGTTCTACAAGGGCAAGCTGTTCCCGCAGTGGAACGGCAGCGTGCTGATGGGCGGCATGGCCACACACACGCTCAACCGCGTCATCATCACCGGCTCTACTGCAAAACCCGCAGAGCGCTGGGACGTGGGCAAGCGCATCCGCGACGTGGAAGAGGCTCCCGACGGAGCCCTCTGGTTCCTCGAAGACGACGTAAAGGGCGGCGTCTACCGCGTAACCCCCAAGTAA